The following are from one region of the Cataglyphis hispanica isolate Lineage 1 chromosome 16, ULB_Chis1_1.0, whole genome shotgun sequence genome:
- the LOC126855491 gene encoding synaptosomal-associated protein 29 — translation MAGHNYLSDPKNPFFSLEDDIDDETFLKNAPVRTLPTGRYTNFDNDITQKRQQLLQRKKEIEERTIQSSERSVSLLRDSEQIGVATAEELIRQREQLQRTEKRLDDINSTLRFSQKHIQGIKSVFGSLKNYLSGKSLDTPIPSTKLSESSSSGSVTSPVLSNTLEQVQSNINNPYSSMKVKESYNARDKTFEDVRPASDRVTKALEQNLNDMSGSLARLKHLAIGLSEEIDSQNDLIDNITDKTEKADILLQQQNKDMLHLLKK, via the exons ATGGCGGGCCATAATTATCTGAGTGATCCGAAGAATCCATTCTTTTCATTGGAAGATGACATAGACGATGAAACATTTCTGAAAAATGCGCCAGTCAGGACTCTGCCTACTGGGCGTTATACAAATTTTGACAATGACATAACGCAGAAACGCCAACAATTGTTGCaacgtaaaaaagaaatagaagaacGCACGATACAGTCTTCGGAAAGATCCGTCTCGCTTCTGAGAGACTCTGAGCAAATTGGTGTAGCTACAGCTGag GAATTAATCAGGCAAAGAGAACAATTGCAGAGAACAGAAAAGAGACTAGATGATATTAATAGCACATTAAGATTTAGTCAGAAACATATACAGGGCATAAAGAGTGTCTTTGGTAGTCTGAAAAACTACCTCAGTGGTAAATCTCTGGATACGCCAATACCATCGACAAAATTATCAGAGTCTTCCAGTTCTGGATCTGTAACATCTCCTGTATTATCCAACACATTAGAACAAGTACAAAGTAACATTAACAATCCGTATTCATCGATGAAAGTAAAAGAAAGTTACAATGCGCGTGACAAAACTTTTGAAGATGTTAGGCCTGCCAGTGACAGAGTAACCAAAGCTTTAGAGCAAAATCTAAATGACATGAGTGGATCATTGGCAAGACTGAAACATCTAGCGATTGGTTTATCTGAAGAAATAGATTCGCAAAACGATCTGATTGATAATATTACCGATAAAACTGAAAAAGCAGATATACTGCTGCAACAGCAAAATAAAGACATgttacatttattgaaaaaataa
- the LOC126855492 gene encoding uncharacterized protein LOC126855492, producing the protein MKYIIIAALVNICLADVLHTLSKYQTTTPLPKPYKFQYEAGRYPGHIDRVHQEVRNGDGIIHGIYSYVDPKYKVRTVEYKADENGFHPTLINFDDTFAQPADSEAVKLAKEKHMRLYQKIAEANAHNVSINLPRDSASVARAKDKHNELYHRIAEQHAAIAAQREIERLAYEATSVANDVDDHRTY; encoded by the exons ATGAAATACATAATC atagcCGCCTTGGTTAACATATGTTTGGCAGATGTATTACATACTCTATCAAAATACCAGACAACGACACCATTACCAAAGCCATACAAATTCCAATATGAAGCAGGACGATACCCGGGACACATTGATCGCGTTCATCAAGAAGTCAGAAATGGAGATGGAATTATTCACG gaatatattcatatgtcGATCCAAAATACAAAGTACGAACAGTCGAATACAAGGCTGACGAAAACGGATTTCATCCGACTTTGATCAACTTTGATGACACTTTTGCTCAACCTGCCGATTCGGAAGCTGTAAAATTAGCCAAGGAGAAACATATGCGTCTTTACCAAAAGATCGCGGAAGCAAACGCTCAtaatgtttcaataaatttgccacgg GATTCAGCCAGCGTGGCAAGAGCGAAGGACAAGCACAATGAATTATATCACAGGATCGCGGAACAACACGCGGCAATCGCCGCGCAAAGGGAAATTGAACGATTGGCTTACGAGGCAACTTCCGTTGCCAATGACGTAGATGATCATCGGACATATTAA
- the LOC126855639 gene encoding alpha-tocopherol transfer protein-like — MTSIDLVPFEEELKRNPELKEADIQMLREWCEKQPHLPKISNSELALFLHSNYYRLEPTKTTIDTFFTVRTHVPEFFCNRDLINNKELKKAKQIVTQQILEGTTKDGYKIIYGRLLDSEPSHFVYNDTMKLLNMVIDLWLYTQGTCNGHVILFDMKNVSFGHVGRLSPMGLKKFLYYLQEGLPVRLKGFHFMNASPVIDVILNMMRPFMKKQLMDMFHMHTTNDTLEKFVPLEVLPNEAGGQAGPIQELHEKQIKKLEDHVAWFQEEETNHRVNEALRPGKAKTATDLFGVEGSFKKLEID, encoded by the exons ATGACTTCAATAGATTTAGTACCGTTTGAAGAAGAGCTAAAGAGAAATCCTGAATTGAAAGAAGCGGATATACAAATGTTGAGAGAATGGTGTGAAAAACAACCTCATTTGCCAAAGATATCAAACAGCGAATTAGCATTGTTTTTACACAGCAATTATTATCGACTTGAGCCGACAAAGACCACTATCGATACCTTCTTCACAGTTAGAACTCATGTACCCGAATTCTTTTGCAATCgggatttaataaacaataaagaaCTCAAAAAAGCCAAGCAAATTGT AACACAACAGATTTTGGAAGGAACTACTAAAGACGGCTACAAAATCATCTATGGAAGATTGCTGGATAGCGAGCCATCGCACTTTGTTTATAACGACACTATGAAATTGCTAAATATGGTAATAGATTTGTGGCTCTATACACAAGGTACCTGTAATGGCCACGTAATATTGTTCGacatgaaaaatgtttctttcggCCATGTTGGCCGTTTGAGTCCCATGGGACTCAAGAAATTTCTTTACTATCTACAAGAGGGTTTGCCCGTCAGGCTAAAAGGTTTCCACTTTATGAATGCTTCTCCGGTAATCGATGTTATTCTAAATATGATGAGACCTTTTATGAAGAAACAGCTGATGGATATG tTCCATATGCATACTACAAATGACACTCTGGAAAAATTCGTACCACTCGAAGTTCTTCCGAATGAAGCAGGCGGTCAGGCTGGCCCGATACAAGAATTACAcgagaaacaaataaaaaaattggaagatCACGTTGCTTGGTTTCAAGAGGAAGAAACTAATCATCGCGTCAATGAAGCGCTGCGACCCGGCAAAGCAAAGACAGCGACGGATTTATTTGGTGTCGAAGGAAGTTTTAAGAAACTCGAGATTGATTAA
- the LOC126855736 gene encoding uncharacterized protein LOC126855736: MSLKRISYEEEKKKNPELKDSDIQILKDWCAKQPHLPKILDSEYVLFLHSNYYRIEAAKNTIEAYYTSRTHLVEFFSDRDPLGTKQLREAFRVTAQITLSMPTKEGYKLVYTRLIDYEPSHFVYNDAIKYFNMIMDMWLYTEGTAKGHIIIVDMEGVTFAHAGRLSPIGIKKYLYYLQEATPIRLMGLHFVNTNAVMDIILAMMKPFIKKELMNVLHIHPTKDTLAKFIPLEAFPCDISLGGKAKPLKEQHEEQLKKLEDHREWFLKDEATGRVNEALRVGESKTMDLFGVEGSFKKPFSIVTIMSRVILPTRYVTIEEECKRNPELKMSDLQILKDWMDKQPHLPNIEIMYLVLFLHSNYYHLESTKRTIDNFFTSRTHMPEVFSNRDPIAWKELRKTFTVIAAVPLEQKTKEGYIMTFAKLLDPDPNKFDYLESMKYLFMTCEIQNVIRGTSEGLVVIMDASGLSFSHIARLNLMNVKKILYYVQEAIPVRLKAIHILNTVPIIDTLLNMIKPFAKAELLKLVHFHSSLDTVLEFLPIEALPNENGGKAGSIDEIVTKHIELLEEFREWFQYDELVGRVNESLRVEKCQNTESLFGVDGSFKRLEVD, from the exons ATGTCCTTGAAGAGAATTTCCTAcgaggaggagaagaagaaaaatcctGAGTTGAAGGATTCcgatatacaaattttgaaagattggTGCGCAAAACAACCGCATCTTCCGAAAATCTTAGACAGTGAATACGTGTTATTCCTGCATAGCAATTATTATCGTATCGAAGCTGCTAAGAACACTATCGAAGCATATTATACATCCAGGACTCATCTTGTAGAATTTTTCTCCGATAGAGATCCACTTGGAACGAAACAGTTGAGAGAAGCGTTTAGAGTTAc agCACAGATCACATTGTCAATGCCAACGAAGGAAGGATACAAACTTGTCTATACAAGATTGATAGATTATGAACCGTCGCATTTTGTTTACAACGATGCTATAAAGtactttaatatgataatggaCATGTGGCTGTATACTGAAGGAACCGCTAAGGGCCATATAATTATCGTGGACATGGAAGGTGTTACCTTTGCTCACGCTGGCCGTCTCAGCCCCATagggattaaaaaatatctttattatctaCAAGAAGCTACACCAATCAGACTCATGGGTCTGCATTTTGTCAATACCAACGCGGTTATGGATATCATTTTGGCAATGATGAAGCCATTCATAAAGAAGGAATTGATGAATGTG ttgcaTATTCATCCAACAAAGGATACGCTCGCAAAGTTTATACCATTGGAAGCGTTCCCATGTGACATAAGTTTAGGTGGAAAAGCTAAGCCGCTGAAAGAACAGCACGAggaacaattgaaaaaattggagGATCATCGGGAATGGTTTCTGAAAGATGAAGCTACAGGTCGGGTGAACGAAGCTTTGAGAGTCGGTGAAAGCAAGACGATGGATTTGTTCGGTGTCGAAGGAAGTTTCAAAAA ACCGTTTTCAATTGTTACAATCATGTCAAGAGTAATATTGCCGACTCGATACGTCACTATAGAAGAAGAGTGCAAACGCAATCCGGAACTCAAAATGTCAGATCtgcaaatattgaaagattgGATGGACAAGCAACCTCATTTACCAAATATAGAGATTATGtatcttgttttatttcttcatagtaattattatcatctaGAGTCGACCAAAAGGACaatagacaatttttttacctcAAGAACGCATATGCCGGAAGTGTTCTCCAATAGAGATCCGATTGCATGGAAAGAACTACGGAAAACTTTCACCGTCAT TGCGGCTGTACCATTGGAACAGAAAACTAAAGAGGGATACATCATGACATTTGCCAAGCTTTTGGATCCGGATCCAAATAAATTTGACTATCTCGAGAGTatgaagtatttatttatgacatgTGAAATACAAAATGTGATAAGAGGCACCAGTGAGGGATTAGTTGTGATCATGGACGCATCGGGTCTATCCTTTAGTCATATCGctcgtttaaatttaatgaatgtgAAGAAGATATTGTACTATGTACAAGAAGCTATTCCAGTTCGACTAAAAGCTATACACATACTCAATACTGTGCCCATAATAGACACGCTATTGAATATGATAAAGCCTTTCGCGAAAGCAGAATTGCTCAAGCTT gtGCACTTCCATTCGAGCTTGGACACAGTGCTAGAGTTTTTGCCCATCGAAGCTTTGCCAAACGAAAACGGCGGAAAAGCGGGATCTATCGACGAAATAGTTACAAAACACATCGAATTATTGGAAGAATTCCGCGAATGGTTTCAATACGACGAGCTTGTTGGACGAGTGAATGAATCCTTACGAGTTGAGAAATGCCAAAATACAGAAAGCTTGTTCGGTGTGGACGGTAGCTTTAAAAGATTGGAGGTTGATTAA
- the LOC126855462 gene encoding mediator of RNA polymerase II transcription subunit 31 isoform X1, which translates to MNRLDDPPGLMKGRKPSFIGMNGGMIVCSRAPETDDQQRLRFQIELEFVQCLANPNYLNFLAQRGYFKDSTFINYLKYLLYWKEPEYAKYLKYPMCLYFLDLLQYEHFRREVVNSQCTKFIDDQQILLWQHYTRRRTRLLQTAAEQTQHINPQNNGIAQPKVP; encoded by the exons ATGAATCGATTGGATGATCCGCCGGGGCTCATGAAAGGCAGAAAACCTTCTTTCATTGGGATGAACGGTGGGATGATTGTTTGTAGTC GAGCCCCGGAGACGGATGATCAACAACGATTACGGTTTCAGATTGAATTAGAGTTTGTACAATGTCTTGCTAATCCAAATTATCTGAATT ttTTAGCACAACGTGGCTACTTTAAAGACTCGACGTTTATCAATTATCTCAAGTACCTATTGTATTGGAAAGAGCCAGAGTACGCaaaatacttgaaatatcCAATGTGCTTGTATTTTCTGGATTTATTGCAATATGAGCACTTTAGACGGGAAGTTGTGAATTCTCAGTgcacaaaatttattgacGATCAACAGATTTTGTTGTGGCAGCATTACACGCGACGTCGAACGAGACTTTTGCAAACGGCTGCTGAGCAAACGCAACATATCAATCCTCAAAATAACGGTATCGCACAACCTAAAGTTccctaa
- the LOC126855462 gene encoding mediator of RNA polymerase II transcription subunit 31 isoform X2 produces MNRLDDPPGLMKGRKPSFIGMNGAPETDDQQRLRFQIELEFVQCLANPNYLNFLAQRGYFKDSTFINYLKYLLYWKEPEYAKYLKYPMCLYFLDLLQYEHFRREVVNSQCTKFIDDQQILLWQHYTRRRTRLLQTAAEQTQHINPQNNGIAQPKVP; encoded by the exons ATGAATCGATTGGATGATCCGCCGGGGCTCATGAAAGGCAGAAAACCTTCTTTCATTGGGATGAACG GAGCCCCGGAGACGGATGATCAACAACGATTACGGTTTCAGATTGAATTAGAGTTTGTACAATGTCTTGCTAATCCAAATTATCTGAATT ttTTAGCACAACGTGGCTACTTTAAAGACTCGACGTTTATCAATTATCTCAAGTACCTATTGTATTGGAAAGAGCCAGAGTACGCaaaatacttgaaatatcCAATGTGCTTGTATTTTCTGGATTTATTGCAATATGAGCACTTTAGACGGGAAGTTGTGAATTCTCAGTgcacaaaatttattgacGATCAACAGATTTTGTTGTGGCAGCATTACACGCGACGTCGAACGAGACTTTTGCAAACGGCTGCTGAGCAAACGCAACATATCAATCCTCAAAATAACGGTATCGCACAACCTAAAGTTccctaa